The Apium graveolens cultivar Ventura chromosome 6, ASM990537v1, whole genome shotgun sequence genome contains a region encoding:
- the LOC141665221 gene encoding uncharacterized protein LOC141665221, with protein sequence MVIQNYPRTGTGETPFKLAYGTEARLPVETGSPSHRVTNFDEVSNIEGLRTNLELLDEVRDRAVGKMESYKEKTKLYFAKKTRIREYAAGDLVLRDTEASDPANQGKLQPNWEGPYIVKKVIRPGTYKLNYLSETEVPNTWHGTRLRKFYQ encoded by the coding sequence ATGGTCATACAGAACTACCCCCGGACAGGAACCGGGGAGACTCCATTCAAGCTTGCCTACGGCACTGAAGCCCGGTTACCAGTAGAAACCGGATCCCCTTCACATAGAGTGACCAACTTTGACGAGGTCTCCAATATAGAAGGCCTTAGAACCAACCTCGAACTCCTTGATGAAGTAAGAGACCGGGCCGTAGGAAAAATGGAAAGCTACAAGGAAAAAACAAAGCTTTACTTTGCGAAGAAGACCAGGATAAGGGAATATGCGGCGGGAGATCTAGTGCTCCGGGACACTGAAGCCTCGGACCCAGCTAACCAGGGGAAACTGCAGCCGAACTGGGAGGGCCCTTATATAGTCAAAAAAGTGATCCGTCCGGGAACTTACAAGCTGAACTACCTCAGCGAAACCGAGGTCCCCAATACCTGGCATGGAACCCgcctaaggaaattctaccaatAA